The Paenibacillus spongiae nucleotide sequence CGTGCTCGGCATCCATTAAGCGCTCGATCTCAAGCTCGGTCTCATCGGAAAGCTTGAACCCGTCGCCGCCGAAAAACTTAATGCCGTTATCTTCGACCGGGTTATGCGAGGCGGAGATCATCACGCCGGCGTCCGCACCCATTACCCGCGTCAAATAAGCAACTGCTGGAGTCGACACGACGCCAAGGCGAATCACGCTCGCTCCGATCGACAGCAAGCCTGCCGTTAACGCAGCCTCCAGCATTGGACCGGATATCCGTGTATCAAGACCGATGATAACCTTCGGTTTATCTGCCTTGCCTGTCAGCACATAACCGCCGCAGCGGCCGATCCGATAGGCAAGCTCAGGCGTCAATTCCCGGTTTGCAACCCCACGTACACCATCTGTACCAAAATATTTCCCCATAATGTATGTCCAATCCCTTCGACCTGTTCTCGTTCTCATCCTTCATCATACGCAGCCGCAGCTGAGGTAGTCAGTTGTCTATGGTGCCCGCAGCAAAATAAATGTCGCAGGCGCACAGCTAGCCGCCAGGCTCTGCTCCAGTACTCGCTTCGACATCCGAAGCGCCAGGAACAGGAATGGCATTGCCGCTGCCTGAACTATTCATCCCCGAGCCGTTAGATTCTTTATTGCCGGTCCCCGCTTCTCCATTCGTGTTCACACTTTCATCAGGCGGATTGCTGTTTCCGCTATCGTTGCTGCCGCCGCCGCTGCTATTGCCGCTGTTGCTGCTGTTAGACTCCCCTGCATTCCCAGGTTCGGTTGGCGGGGTATCTGCAGGCACGCTTATCGGCGGACCTACCGCTTCCGTCCCATCCGAAATTACAATCGTGACGTTGATTGGACTGGCGGCGAACGATTCCACAAACATAGGAAGATGAATATCAAGCGGCACATTGTGGACACCCGGTCCCAACCCGTTTAGCTTGGCAATCAGCTGTACGTCCTTTGATCCGACGTCGGCCAATATATTGGCCGCGCCCTTTACGGCGAGATCCAGCTTGCCGTCCGTTGGCTGCGTCAGCTTCGCCTTCAGTCCTTCAGATAATCCCGTCATGGTGATAGGCAGTCCAGGCAGCACCTTCTTGTCCGCCGGTACAACCGAGAGACTAACCGACACCTTCGGGGGATCTACAGTCTCGATCCCACCGATCATGTCGATATTAAGCTCCATCGTACCCGATTGCTTCACCTTCGACAAGTCGACATTGATACCATCGTAAAAATCATACTTATTGAGCACATCTTGCGGCCCATATATTGTCACATTTTCCACGCTCGGCTTAAAGGACGCGACTGCAAGCCCATCCGGCAGCCTACCCGTGAACCCGATCTGCAGCGGGACCTTCTTGAACGGCATCGTGATCGGCACTTCCACCTCAACGACGCTCGGGTTGACAGACGCTTCAGGCATTTCATCGCCCGTTTTATCCAGCACGACGACCTTCACTTTCTTCGCAGTCACCGTCTTCTCTTCATCTTGAACAGAGATAACCGCACCGACATAACCGACTTCATCCATCTTGTCTTTCGGCAATGTCACATGAACCCGGTTGTTCGGCTTGACGATCGGCGTTCCGATCTTATAGCCGTTGGCTGGCGTTCCCTCGATTTTGATATCCGCTTCAAATTCATTCGTTAGCATCGTTTCCAGATCGACCGCTACGGTACGCGGCGTCACACTGACCAGCTCCACGTCCGTTGGAAGGCGGCTAACCGTTACCGGAAGCTCGTGGCGTCCCTCCTCGATACCCGTAACGTCGACAACGACCCTATAATCGTCTGGCGTCGCCGAGAGCAGATCTGAACGGGAGCCTCGGACTTTGAGCATGACGGAGGAGGGCTCCATCGAGCGCAGCGAAGTATTACGTTCGTCCAATCCTGTAACCTCGATTTTGACCGTATCGAAAATGCGCGTTTCCGTCAATGAAGCAACCGTATTTGGCGACCGCTCCGAGTCGAAATGAACGACCGCCCAGAGCAGGATGCCCATCGCGACGGAAATAATTTTAAGCGCGGTAGGGTGACTCAGCCATTTATCCATTCTCGCTGTTCTCCCCCTTCCATTTGCGCCAGAAAGGAATACGCGAGCCGCGGGCTTCGCTGGACTTGGCTTTCGGATTCAATTCCTCGAACAGCTTGGAGATGAGCGATTCTTCCTTGATATCCCGCACGATCATGCCGCCGACAGCAAGCGAAACTTGTCCGGTTTCTTCCGAGACGATGATCGATACGGCATCGCATACTTCGGTTACGCCGATTCCTGCACGATGGCGGGTCCCGAGTTCCTTGCTGATGAAGGGGTTCTCGGATAACGGCAGGTAGCAGCCCGCCGCCATGATCTGATTCCCGCGAACGATAACCGCCCCGTCATGCAGCGGCGTATTCGGAATAAAAATGTTAATGAGCAGCTCCGAGCTCACAATCGATTCCATCTGAATACCCGACTCGATGTAGTCCGATAATCCCGTATCCCGTTCGAATACGATCAAAGCGCCGATTTTTCGCTTTGCCATATAATTGATGGACTTAATGATCTCACTGATGCGGTCACTTACATCCCGCTCTACCACGGACGAACGAGAGAACAGCTTACCTCGACCGAGCTGCTCCAGCGCACGCCGAAGCTCCGGCTGAAAAATAATGAGCACCGTCACAACCCCGAAGGTGAACATTTGGTTCATCAGCCACTTGAGCGTATACAAGTTAAACCATGTGCTTATGGCCCAGGTTCCAACGAGTACAAAGATGCCTTTGAGCAGCTGAACAGCCCGGGTTCCTCTTACGAGCACAAACAATTTATAAATAATGTAGCTCACTATGGCGATATCGACGATATCTTTGATCCACTGCTTCCAAGTCAAATCAGCAAAATAATTCATTACGTCAACCCCCAACGAGACCGATTGCCCAGGTATCTCTAATCCTTATATCGGATTCTCAACCTTATTATTTTCTAGAACCGGGGTTGTAAATCCTTTATTTTTACAAAAAAACCTCCCACTTATGGGAGGCAGCCGGATCAGTAGGCCAAACTGCTGATCGATTGTGTCACTTTATACCAAAACCAGTCCAGTGCTTGATCGATCTTCTTCACTTGTCCGGAAATATGTGCGGTAGAAGCTTGATATAATTGGCCGTCAATGACCGTTACATTCCCTTCTACATCCCCTAATACGTTCGCTTTGCCATTCTCAACGATCAGATCGCCCTTAATGTAGACGCCCTCAGGAACCGTTACTGTATCCCCATTGATAACCAGCTGTGCCAGATCCGATCCGCTGATCGATAGCTGCGTATCCTGCTGCCACATGGTGATGAAGCTCGACAACATCACGAATGCGAACAACGCCGCAACGCTGACAGCCGGATGTTTCCGAATCCAGCGTGCCCAGCCGGTTGCTACACGGCGTTTGGCTGCAGGAAACTGGCTTACGATCCGCTGTGTGAGCTGAGCCGCTTGTTCGCTGTCCATCGTGACCGGAACTTCCATCTTGCTTCGCATGAGCGCTTCGGTTCGTTCCAGCTGCTCGAAACGGGCTCGGCACGCCGGGCAGGAGAGCAAATGATTCTTTAGCTGCAGCACATCGTCCCGGGGCAGTTCACTATCCAAATAATCGTGCATCCATACGATAGCGACGTTGCAGTTCATACCAGCCATTCCTTTCTTGATTTTGATGAAGCCCGCGGCTCGCGCGGGTTTGCCCGACTTTAACATAGACGTGCTTGTATACGATACGTGTCTTCACCGCATAAGTTTCAGTTCTTTCGAAAATCCGGCGAATCCATTCAACCATCCGTTTATAGCTTATGCTCCAGCTTCTTGCGAAGAAACTCGCGTCCCCGGTGAACCCTCGTCTTGACCGTCGTAACCGGAACCTCAAGTACATCCCCGATTTCTTGAAGCGACATGTCCTGCAAATAGCGGAGAACCATAACCGATTTATATTTGGCAGGCAATGATTCAATCGCCTGATGAATAATATGCTGCGTTTCCGATAACAGCAGCTCGCTCTCCGGTGTCCGGTTGTCGCTTGGTATCATGGCATAGCCATCCAATCCTTCATGCTCATTCGACTCGGCGTCAAGCGAATAGCTGGGCTTGCGTTTCCGCAGCCGGTCGATGCACAGATTGGTGGCGATCCGATAGATCCATGTTGAGAACTTCAACGAATCATCATACCGCTCCAAATTTTTGTACACGCGAAGAAAAGTATCCTGCACAACATCCTCGGCTTCCTGCCGGTTATATAGCATCCGATATGCCATATGGTACAACTTGTCCTGGTACAGCCCGACGAGTTCAGCGAATGCGCTTTGATCGCCCTTTAGAGCCATACGCGCTAACCGCGCCTCTAATGATTTCACCGTTTCTCCCCCAGATCCGCTGCCCGCTCCTTGGTTTTGCCGCACGGTAACTCGGCAATGCAAATCTCTATCTAGTAGCCGCGTCATCCTATCCTAAAAAAGCAAGCCTGCTGCCAGGTGAGCCTGGCTATAGAGCCTTGTCTTCGACCAGCCTGTAATGACGGACCGGTCCTTGTCACGGCGCTGCAGACTATCTATATAAAATGGTAATCCAAGTAATTTAAAAAAGCAATACGACGGCAGCTGCGGTCAAACGGAGCCATTGCCGCTCGACTACGTATGCCAGCCGATCGATACAAGAAAAAAGGGGCCAAGCAATCCGGACGCACCATAGCCGCCCGGTTGCCCAGCCCCTTCGTCATTGCATCAGCCCGTGTTACGAAGTCCACCGGCAATGCCGTTGATCGTCAGCAGCACTTCGCGCAGCAGCACCGGATCGTCTTCTCCCCGGTCACGCAGCTCGCGCAGCTCCATCAACAGCTGAACCTGCATATAGCTCAGCGGATCGACATATGGATTACGCAGCCGGATGGATTCTTGAATGACCGGCACATTGTCCAATATTTCCGCTTGTCCTGTTATTTCTAGAATGAGCGAGGACGTTCTTTCGAATTCTTTCTCGATCATGGTAAAGATGCGATCGCGAATCGATGCATCCGCAATCATGCCCGCATATTCCTTGGCAATGATTAAATCCGCCTTGCCCAGCGCCATCTGGAGATTATCGATCAACGTCGTGAAGAACGGGAAGTTCGCATACATGGCGCGCAGTGTCTCCATCCGTTCTTTATCGCCTTTGACGTAGTCGTCCAGCGCTGTACCTGCCGCATACCATGCCGGCAGAAGGTAACGGCTTTGCGTCCACGCGAATACCCATGGAATAGCACGCAGATCCTCAAACCGGTCGCTGTTCTTGCGTTTCGAAGGACGTGAGCCGATATTAAGCTCGCCAACTTCGGGCAGCGGTGTCGACTCCTTGAAGAATGTCATGAAATCCGGATCGCGGAAAATCAGATCCTGATATTTCTCCAGCGCCACTTCCGAAATCCCTCTTGAAATGTCTTCCCATTCGGCTTGTACTTCCGCTTCCTGTTCAGGATACTTGGCCAGTCTCGCGGCCGTAATAAGCGCCCAAGTCGCTTGCTCCAAGCTGCGGTGGGCAATACCCTGCATAGAATAGCGCGAGGAGAGCACTTCGCCCTGCTCGGTAATCTTGATGCCTCCGCCGACGGTATGCGGCGGCTGTGCGAGAATGCTCCGGTTCAGCGGCATCCCGCCCCTGCCGAGCGCTCCGCCTCTGCCGTGGAAGAATTTCAGCTTAACGTCGAACTTCTTCGCGGCATTCGTAATGTCATTCAGGGCCACACGCAGCTCCCAGTTTGCCGTCACGACGCCGCCGTCTTTATTGCTGTCGGAATACCCGAGCATAATCTCGTGCAGGTTTCCTTGCGCTTCAACAGCTGCGCGGTATATAGGCAGTGCGAACAGCTGCTCCATAATAGCAGGCGCTGCATGGAGGTCATCGATCGTTTCGAAGAGCGGTACGGACTGCAGCGTACAGCATACCGTTCCGTTCGACTCGACGCGGAACAAGCCGACCTCTTTCGCGAATACCATGACTTCCAGCATGTCGCTTGCGCCTTCCGTCATGCTGATGAGGTAGCTGTTAATGCAGTTCCGGCCGAATTCCTGTTGAGCCTTGTAAATCGTTTGGTACACGTCCAGGCATTCGCGGGTATTCTCGCTGTATTCCAGATGCTGCGATGTTAATGGACGCGGGTCTTTCAGCAAGCTGTGCAGCAGCTCAATCTTATCCGCTTCAGGCAATGCCGAGTAGTCATCCGTGATGTTCATATATTTCAAAATTTCCGTCATCGCGTTCTCATGCTCTTGACTGTGCTGGCGAACGTCCAGCGCTGCCAGGTGGAAGCCGAACAGCTCGACTTGGCGAATCAGCTTGCAGATATCCGTATCCGCCACATAATCCGCATAGTGATGGCGCAAGCTGCGGTCGATCACGAGCAGGTCTTCCTTAAGCTCGTCCGGACTGCTGTAGTGCTTGGTTGAACCTTTGCGCGATTCGTCCAGCGTATTGGCCAGCTTCTGCAGCATGTAGCTCAGCTTGATGCGGTACATCTCTTTCTCATTGCGCCATACTTCTACCGTCTGCAGTTCAACCTCTTCGCGGTCGCGTTGAATCGACTGCTGCAGCTCATCCGTAACCTCGACGATATTCGTGCTGAAGCTCAGCAGGTCCATCAAATTATTCAGCTGCTCTTCGTACTTCTGTAGCGCAAGAGCACGGTGCAGCGTCAGCGTCTCCCAAGTAATGTTCGATTTGACGGACGGATTGCCGTCGCGGTCGCCGCCGATCCACGAGCCGAAACGCAAGTAAGTCGGAACATGCCAACGCTCTTCGGGATAATATTTGCCCAAGCAGCGCTCAAGCTCCTCATATACATTCGGAAGTACCTCGAACAGCGTCTCGTCAAAGAAATAGAGACCGTTGCGCACTTCGTCGATAACGGTTGGCTTGCGGTCGCGAAGCTCGTCGGTCTGCCAGAGCGTCAGTACTTCATTGAGCAGCTTATCGCGCAGCTTCTCACGCTCCCGGTAGGTCAACGTAGGGTTCTCAAGCTCCATAACATCATTAGCAATCCGCTGATGAATGTCGAGAATGGCGCGACGCGTAGCTTCGGTCGGATGCGCAGTCATCACCAGCTCGAGGGAGATGCCTTCCAGCATGGACTTCACATCGTCAACCGCGATTCCTTGC carries:
- the sigW gene encoding RNA polymerase sigma factor SigW — encoded protein: MKSLEARLARMALKGDQSAFAELVGLYQDKLYHMAYRMLYNRQEAEDVVQDTFLRVYKNLERYDDSLKFSTWIYRIATNLCIDRLRKRKPSYSLDAESNEHEGLDGYAMIPSDNRTPESELLLSETQHIIHQAIESLPAKYKSVMVLRYLQDMSLQEIGDVLEVPVTTVKTRVHRGREFLRKKLEHKL
- the ppc gene encoding phosphoenolpyruvate carboxylase — translated: MSEQAESVLTANRPQLNNHMLRRDVRFLGNILGDVLVHQGGRELLDIVEKIREMSKALRAEFIPELYEEFKQVINGLNPEIRHQVIRAFAIYFQLVNIAEQNHRIRRIRDYERSAGETVQRGSIESAIQVLKEQGIAVDDVKSMLEGISLELVMTAHPTEATRRAILDIHQRIANDVMELENPTLTYREREKLRDKLLNEVLTLWQTDELRDRKPTVIDEVRNGLYFFDETLFEVLPNVYEELERCLGKYYPEERWHVPTYLRFGSWIGGDRDGNPSVKSNITWETLTLHRALALQKYEEQLNNLMDLLSFSTNIVEVTDELQQSIQRDREEVELQTVEVWRNEKEMYRIKLSYMLQKLANTLDESRKGSTKHYSSPDELKEDLLVIDRSLRHHYADYVADTDICKLIRQVELFGFHLAALDVRQHSQEHENAMTEILKYMNITDDYSALPEADKIELLHSLLKDPRPLTSQHLEYSENTRECLDVYQTIYKAQQEFGRNCINSYLISMTEGASDMLEVMVFAKEVGLFRVESNGTVCCTLQSVPLFETIDDLHAAPAIMEQLFALPIYRAAVEAQGNLHEIMLGYSDSNKDGGVVTANWELRVALNDITNAAKKFDVKLKFFHGRGGALGRGGMPLNRSILAQPPHTVGGGIKITEQGEVLSSRYSMQGIAHRSLEQATWALITAARLAKYPEQEAEVQAEWEDISRGISEVALEKYQDLIFRDPDFMTFFKESTPLPEVGELNIGSRPSKRKNSDRFEDLRAIPWVFAWTQSRYLLPAWYAAGTALDDYVKGDKERMETLRAMYANFPFFTTLIDNLQMALGKADLIIAKEYAGMIADASIRDRIFTMIEKEFERTSSLILEITGQAEILDNVPVIQESIRLRNPYVDPLSYMQVQLLMELRELRDRGEDDPVLLREVLLTINGIAGGLRNTG
- a CDS encoding zf-HC2 domain-containing protein produces the protein MNCNVAIVWMHDYLDSELPRDDVLQLKNHLLSCPACRARFEQLERTEALMRSKMEVPVTMDSEQAAQLTQRIVSQFPAAKRRVATGWARWIRKHPAVSVAALFAFVMLSSFITMWQQDTQLSISGSDLAQLVINGDTVTVPEGVYIKGDLIVENGKANVLGDVEGNVTVIDGQLYQASTAHISGQVKKIDQALDWFWYKVTQSISSLAY
- a CDS encoding CdaR family protein codes for the protein MDKWLSHPTALKIISVAMGILLWAVVHFDSERSPNTVASLTETRIFDTVKIEVTGLDERNTSLRSMEPSSVMLKVRGSRSDLLSATPDDYRVVVDVTGIEEGRHELPVTVSRLPTDVELVSVTPRTVAVDLETMLTNEFEADIKIEGTPANGYKIGTPIVKPNNRVHVTLPKDKMDEVGYVGAVISVQDEEKTVTAKKVKVVVLDKTGDEMPEASVNPSVVEVEVPITMPFKKVPLQIGFTGRLPDGLAVASFKPSVENVTIYGPQDVLNKYDFYDGINVDLSKVKQSGTMELNIDMIGGIETVDPPKVSVSLSVVPADKKVLPGLPITMTGLSEGLKAKLTQPTDGKLDLAVKGAANILADVGSKDVQLIAKLNGLGPGVHNVPLDIHLPMFVESFAASPINVTIVISDGTEAVGPPISVPADTPPTEPGNAGESNSSNSGNSSGGGSNDSGNSNPPDESVNTNGEAGTGNKESNGSGMNSSGSGNAIPVPGASDVEASTGAEPGG
- the cdaA gene encoding diadenylate cyclase CdaA: MNYFADLTWKQWIKDIVDIAIVSYIIYKLFVLVRGTRAVQLLKGIFVLVGTWAISTWFNLYTLKWLMNQMFTFGVVTVLIIFQPELRRALEQLGRGKLFSRSSVVERDVSDRISEIIKSINYMAKRKIGALIVFERDTGLSDYIESGIQMESIVSSELLINIFIPNTPLHDGAVIVRGNQIMAAGCYLPLSENPFISKELGTRHRAGIGVTEVCDAVSIIVSEETGQVSLAVGGMIVRDIKEESLISKLFEELNPKAKSSEARGSRIPFWRKWKGENSENG